Proteins found in one Quercus robur chromosome 2, dhQueRobu3.1, whole genome shotgun sequence genomic segment:
- the LOC126713027 gene encoding fructose-1,6-bisphosphatase, cytosolic: MDHAAEANRTDLMTITRFVLNEQSKYPESRGDFTILLSNIVLGCKFVCTAVNKAGLAKLIGLAGETNVQGEEQKKLDVLSNDVFVKALISSGRTCILVSEEDELATFVEPSKRGRYAVVFDPLDGSSNIDCGVSIGTIFGIYMVKDSIEPTLDEVLQPGKNMLAAGYCMYGSSCTFVLSTGAGVNGFTLDPSLGEFILTHPDIKIPKKGKIYSVNEGNAKNWDGPTAKYVERCKFPKDGSSPKSLRYIGSMVADVHRTLLYGGIFLYPADKKSPNGKLRVLYEVFPMSFLMEQAGGQAFTGKQRALDLVPNDIHERSPIFLGSYEDVEEVKALYAAEDKK; the protein is encoded by the exons ATGGATCACGCGGCGGAGGCAAACAGGACGGACTTGATGACAATAACAAGGTTCGTGCTGAATGAGCAGTCGAAGTACCCAGAGTCACGCGGCGATTTCACCATCTTGCTTAGTAACATTGTTCTCGGCTGCAAGTTCGTCTGCACTGCTGTCAacaag GCAGGTCTTGCCAAACTCATTGGACTTGCTGGAGAGACCAACGTTCAG GGTGAAGAGCAAAAGAAACTAGATGTGCTTTCAAATGACGTTTTTGTCAAGGCTCTGATAAGCAGTGGCCGAACA TGCATCCTTGTATCAGAAGAGGATGAACTGGCAACATTTGTGGAGCCATCTAAGCGTGGAAG GTATGCTGTTGTTTTCGATCCACTGGATGGATCCTCCAACATTGATTGCGGAGTTTCAATTGGAACT ATCTTTGGGATTTATATGGTGAAAGATAGTATTGAACCAACTCTAGATGAGGTTTTGCAACCTGGGAAGAATATGTTGGCAGCAGGCTATTGCATGTATGGGAGCTCTTGCACG TTTGTGTTGAGCACTGGAGCTGGTGTTAATGGCTTCACCCTTGATCCATCTCTTGGGGAGTTCATTCTAACTCACCCAGATATCAAG ATTCCAAAGAAAGGAAAGATTTATTCAGTAAACGAAGGAAATGCTAAGAACTGGGATGGTCCAACAGCTAA GTATGTGGAAAGGTGCAAGTTTCCAAAAGATGGTTCTTCACCAAAGTCTCTAAGATACATTGGAAG CATGGTAGCTGATGTCCATCGCACATTACTCTATGGGGGTATCTTTTTGTATCCAGCTGACAAGAAGAGCCCAAATGGGAAACTGCG TGTTCTCTATGAAGTCTTTCCAATGTCATTCTTGATGGAACAAGCAGGAGGCCAGGCTTTCACCGGCAAGCAACGG GCGCTTGACTTGGTTCCAAACGACATACATGAGCGATCTCCAATATTTCTTGGCAGCTACGAGGATGTTGAGGAAGTCAAAGCTCTTTATGCTGCTGAAGATAAGAAATAa